A single region of the Dehalococcoidia bacterium genome encodes:
- a CDS encoding VCBS repeat-containing protein, whose protein sequence is MIWNDRPGVAVFDYDRDGDHDVFITSDAGHANFLYKNNGDGVLVDVAIEAGVAATSTNSSGVVACDINNDGYQDIYVGALGVIGDDLDFRSAMADDDESRQLRQAVTDRLFLNRQDGTFEDITESAFGENSNIRSASTIACADVDSDGWLDLYVSNLGDPDFRTFNSPSHPGHYNLLYMNNGDLTFDEVGEPLGVRGGQIVMRGYDGKPVMFQDPDTGEMFQGYDPTDLDRWGNRVGEPTGQTHAATFFDYDDDRDPDLWVADDGNRLRIYRNDSTPGNPRFTPVAADLGFNAVGAWMGFAFGDIDGDSDLDVFITNMGYHLVMRPPKEEISGTCEYHIQFAWANCFHYLLRNESVRSDQADGKVGTFTDIAPTLEITPSPDMPPLSLDPAKVHGTFDPPTGIAAYEFGFGATFFDFDNDGDQDLYWLGSTGGRGDGPGGRRMLEGFGDGTFRDITIEAQLLDILGVDYSERSPDDPMDNINARKMNPKFHENGKGLAHGDLDGDGYLDLIGTNSSGPVWQGSYETMANMKGPLFIWMNGGGANNWISLRLQGRMAVDGTGSNADGIGARVYLTYTPPGADEPLVQVQEVRAGSSYLSMDSILRGRDHDLVAQWH, encoded by the coding sequence ATGATCTGGAATGACCGTCCTGGCGTTGCGGTCTTCGACTACGACCGCGATGGAGACCACGACGTCTTCATCACCTCAGACGCGGGACACGCCAACTTTCTCTACAAGAACAACGGCGACGGGGTCCTGGTCGACGTTGCCATCGAGGCCGGAGTCGCGGCCACTTCCACCAATAGCTCCGGAGTGGTGGCCTGCGATATAAACAATGACGGATACCAAGACATTTATGTTGGCGCCCTGGGCGTAATAGGTGACGACCTGGACTTCAGGTCAGCCATGGCTGATGACGATGAGTCCCGACAGCTCAGGCAGGCTGTGACTGATAGGCTCTTCCTCAACCGTCAGGATGGTACATTCGAGGACATTACCGAGTCAGCATTTGGCGAGAATTCCAACATCCGGTCTGCTTCCACTATCGCCTGTGCCGATGTCGACTCCGACGGATGGCTGGACCTGTACGTAAGCAACCTCGGAGACCCGGACTTCCGGACTTTCAACTCTCCGAGTCACCCCGGCCACTACAACCTCCTCTACATGAACAACGGCGATCTCACATTTGATGAGGTCGGGGAGCCACTCGGAGTGAGAGGCGGACAGATTGTCATGCGGGGCTACGATGGCAAGCCTGTGATGTTCCAGGACCCCGACACAGGTGAGATGTTCCAGGGATACGACCCCACAGACTTGGACCGTTGGGGAAACCGGGTCGGCGAACCTACTGGACAGACCCACGCCGCCACCTTCTTCGACTACGATGACGACCGAGACCCTGATCTCTGGGTGGCCGACGATGGGAACCGCCTTCGCATCTATCGCAACGACTCCACTCCCGGGAATCCCAGGTTTACGCCGGTCGCCGCCGACCTGGGCTTTAACGCCGTTGGCGCCTGGATGGGTTTTGCATTCGGAGACATCGATGGCGACTCAGACCTAGATGTCTTCATCACCAACATGGGGTATCACCTGGTCATGAGACCCCCCAAGGAGGAGATTTCAGGTACCTGTGAGTACCATATCCAGTTTGCGTGGGCCAACTGCTTCCACTACCTCCTGAGAAACGAGAGTGTTCGGAGCGACCAGGCTGACGGGAAGGTCGGTACGTTCACCGACATCGCACCCACGCTCGAGATAACACCCAGCCCCGATATGCCCCCTCTCTCGCTCGACCCAGCGAAGGTACACGGCACCTTCGATCCTCCAACTGGGATTGCGGCATATGAATTCGGATTCGGCGCAACATTCTTTGACTTCGACAACGACGGCGACCAGGACCTCTACTGGTTGGGTTCCACGGGTGGCCGGGGAGATGGCCCCGGCGGTCGACGCATGCTGGAGGGATTCGGAGATGGCACATTCCGGGACATCACCATAGAAGCGCAGCTCCTGGACATCCTCGGCGTAGACTACTCCGAGCGCAGCCCTGACGACCCTATGGACAACATCAACGCTCGGAAGATGAACCCTAAGTTCCACGAGAACGGCAAGGGCCTCGCCCATGGCGACCTGGATGGAGACGGCTACCTGGACCTCATCGGCACCAACAGCAGCGGGCCGGTCTGGCAGGGGTCCTACGAGACAATGGCAAACATGAAGGGGCCGCTCTTCATCTGGATGAACGGTGGTGGAGCGAACAACTGGATATCCCTGCGGCTCCAAGGCAGAATGGCCGTAGACGGCACTGGCTCAAACGCCGACGGAATCGGAGCCCGCGTTTATCTGACGTACACGCCTCCAGGAGCTGATGAGCCCCTGGTTCAGGTCCAGGAGGTCCGGGCAGGTTCCAGCTACCTGTCGATGGACAGCATACTCCGTGGACGAGATCACGATCTTGTGGCCCAGTGGCACTGA
- a CDS encoding ASPIC/UnbV domain-containing protein: MDEITILWPSGTEQTLRDIAPNQKLLVTEP, encoded by the coding sequence GTGGACGAGATCACGATCTTGTGGCCCAGTGGCACTGAGCAGACTCTTAGGGACATCGCTCCCAACCAGAAGCTATTGGTCACGGAACCGTAG